The Malus sylvestris chromosome 12, drMalSylv7.2, whole genome shotgun sequence genome contains a region encoding:
- the LOC126593214 gene encoding pyruvate kinase 1, cytosolic has protein sequence MHSNHLLLEEPIRMASILEPSKATFFPAMTKIVGTLGPKSRSVEVIASCLNAGMSVARFDFSWGNPEYHQETLENLKAAVKSTKKLCAVMLDTVGAELQVTNKTGNPISLLGDGLVVLTPDRGQEPSSELLPINFDGLAKAVKKGDTIFVGQYLFTGSETTSVWLEVSEIKGDDVVCSVKNSATLAGSLFTLHASQIHIELPTLSDKDKEVISSWGLQNKIDFLSLSYTRHAEDVRHAREFLNKLGDLSQTQIFAKIENMEGLTHFDEILQEADGIILSRGNLGIDLPPEKVFLFQKAALYKCNMAGKPAVVTRVVDSMTDNLRPTRAEATDVANAVLDGSDAILLGAETLRGLYPVDTISTVGKICAEAEKVFNQDLYFKRTVKYVGEPMTHLESIASSAVRAAIKVKASVIICFTSSGRAARLIAKYRPTMPVLSVVVPRLKTNQLKWSFTGAFEARQSLLVRGLYPMLADPRHPAESTSATNESVLKVALDHGKASGVVKSHDRVVVCQKVGDASVVKIIELED, from the exons ATGCATTCGAATCACCTTCTTCTGGAAGAGCCAATCCGGATGGCTTCGATTCTCGAGCCATCCAAGGCT ACTTTTTTTCCTGCAATGACGAAGATTGTGGGTACGCTCGGCCCCAAATCTCGATCGGTGGAGGTTATCGCTTCCTGCCTCAATGCTGGAATGTCTG TGGCCCGATTCGACTTCTCGTGGGGCAACCCGGAATATCACCAGGAGACTCTGGAGAATCTCAAGGCCGCTGTTAAGAGTACTAAGAAGCTTTGCGCT GTTATGTTGGACACTGTGGGTGCTGAGTTGCAAGTCACCAACAAAACTGGGAATCCTATTTCACTCCTTGGAGATGGACTCGTTGTTCTGACTCCAGATCGTGGACAAGAACCATCCTCAGAGCTGTTGCCCATCAATTTCGATGGATTGGCAAAG GCGGTGAAGAAGGGAGATACCATTTTTGTGGGTCAGTACCTGTTCACTGGAAGTGAAACGACTTCTGTATGGTTGGAG GTTTCTGAAATAAAAGGAGATGATGTTGTCTGTTCCGTAAAGAATTCTGCAACATTGGCTGGTTCATTGTTCACTTTGCATGCGTCTCAAATTCACATTGAGCTGCCTACTCTCTCTGATAAAGATAAGGAG GTTATAAGTAGTTGGGGACTTCAAAACAAAATCGACTTCCTCTCATTGTCATATACCAGGCATGCAGAAGATGTTCGCCAT GCTCGTGAGTTCCTGAATAAGTTGGGCGACCTCAGTCAGACACAAATCTTTGCTAAGATTGAGAATATGGAG GGATTAACCCATTTTGATGAGATTCTGCAAGAAGCTGATGGTATCATCCTCTCCCGTGGGAACTTGGGCATTGATCTCCCACCAGAGAAG gtctttttatttcaaaaggCTGCCCTTTATAAGTGTAACATGGCTGGAAAGCCTGCTGTGGTTACTCGTGTTGTGGATAGTATGACTGACAACTTGAGGCCAACCCGTGCTGAAGCAACTGATGTTGCAAATGCTGTATTGGATG GAAGTGATGCAATTCTTCTGGGTGCTGAGACTCTTCGTGGTTTGTACCCTGTCGATACAATCTCTACTGTTGGTAAAATTTGTGCTGAG GCAGAGAAGGTTTTCAACCAAGACTTGTATTTTAAGAGGACTGTCAAATATGTTGGAGAGCCAATGACACACTTGGAATCTATTGCGTCTTCCGCG GTACGAGCAGCGATTAAGGTGAAGGCATCTGTTATTATTTGCTTCACTTCTTCAGGAAGAGCTGCAAG ATTGATCGCAAAGTATCGACCCACAATGCCAGTTCTTTCAGTTGTCGTTCCCCGGCTCAAGACAAATCAGCTTAAGTGGAGCTTTACTGGAGCCTTTGAG GCAAGGCAATCACTTCTAGTCAGGGGTCTGTACCCTATGCTTGCTGATCCTCGACATCCT GCCGAGTCTACCAGTGCAACAAACGAGTCAGTTCTAAAGGTCGCCCTTGATCATGGAAAGGCATCCGGAGTGGTTAAGTCGCACGACCGAGTAGTCGTTTGCCAGAAAGTTGGTGATGCCTCTGTAGTCAAGATTATAGAGCTTGAAGATTAG
- the LOC126592693 gene encoding leucine-rich repeat receptor-like protein kinase PXC1, whose protein sequence is MKKNKPFAFLTLSLLLLASAHSSLSSPPPNDTWALDQFRLQTDSHGYLRSNWTGSDACTPGWTGVRCSTNKDRVVALFLPSLNLRGPLDSLASLDQLRLLDLHNNRLNGTVSPLVNCTKLKLLYLAGNDLSGEIPSEISSLRRLLRLDLSDNNLRGPVPDNLTHLTRLLTLRLQNNALSGEVPDLSASLADLKELNFTNNELYGRLPEGLLKKFGDESFSGNEGLCGPSPLPACSFTGNRDPPSAASSETVPSNPSQLPQTTSPNEPNKKQRRKGLSPGAIVAIVIANCVAMLVVVSFIVAHYCARDRGGSSSMAGSESGKRRSGSSYGGDQKKVYANSGGGGDSDGTNATDRSKLVFFDRRKQFELEDLLRASAEMLGKGSLGTVYKAVLDDGSTMAVKRLKDANPCERKEFEQYMDVIGKVKHPNVVRLSAYYYAKEEKLLVYDYLPNGSLHSLLHGNRGPGRIPLDWTTRISLVLGAARGLARIHAEYSSAKVPHGNVKSSNVLLDKNGVACISDFGLSLLLNPVHAIARLGGYRAPEQAEVKRLSQKADVYSFGVLLLEVLTGRAPSQYPSPAHPRVEEEEDAVDLPKWVRSVVKEEWTGEVFDQELLRYKNIEEELVAMLHVGLACVVPQPEKRPTMSEVAKMIEDIRVERSPLGEDYDDSRNSLSPSLVTTEDGLA, encoded by the exons atgaagaaaaacaagcctTTCGCgttcctcactctctctcttcttctcttggCCTCCGCCCACTCCTCACTCTCATCTCCGCCACCTAACGACACCTGGGCCCTCGACCAATTCCGCCTTCAGACCGACAGCCACGGCTACCTCCGCTCCAACTGGACCGGCTCCGATGCATGCACCCCCGGCTGGACTGGAGTCCGATGCTCCACCAATAAAGACCGCGTAGTCGCTCTCTTCCTCCCTTCCCTCAACCTCCGGGGCCCACTCGACTCCCTCGCTTCCCTCGACCAGCTCCGCCTCCTCGACCTCCACAACAACCGCCTCAATGGCACCGTTTCTCCTCTCGTCAACTGCACAAAGCTCAAGCTCCTCTACCTCGCAGGCAACGACCTCTCCGGCGAAATTCCGTCGGAGATCTCCTCCCTCCGGCGACTCCTCCGCCTAGACCTCTCCGACAATAATCTCCGGGGACCCGTTCCAGACAATCTCACCCACCTGACCAGGCTCCTCACGCTCCGCCTCCAGAACAACGCCCTCTCCGGCGAAGTCCCCGACCTCTCCGCCTCCCTTGCCGACCTCAAGGAGCTCAATTTCACCAACAACGAATTGTACGGAAGGCTGCCGGAGGGTCTGTTGAAGAAGTTCGGCGACGAAAGCTTTTCCGGGAATGAAGGGCTGTGCGGGCCGAGCCCCTTGCCGGCTTGTTCATTCACCGGCAATCGCGATCCGCCCTCGGCGGCTTCATCCGAAACGGTGCCGTCAAATCCAAGCCAATTGCCTCAGACGACGAGCCCAAACGAGCCGAACAAGAAGCAACGGAGGAAGGGGCTGAGCCCCGGCGCAATCGTTGCGATCGTGATCGCGAATTGCGTGGCGATGCTGGTGGTCGTGTCGTTCATCGTGGCCCACTACTGCGCGAGAGACCGCGGCGGCTCGAGTTCGATGGCCGGGAGCGAGAGCGGTAAGAGAAGGAGCGGGAGCAGCTACGGAGGTGATCAGAAGAAGGTGTACGCGAACAGCGGGGGCGGCGGGGACAGTGACGGTACAAACGCGACGGACAGGAGCAAGCTGGTATTTTTCGACCGGAGGAAGCAGTTTGAGCTGGAGGATTTGCTGCGGGCGTCGGCGGAGATGTTGGGGAAAGGAAGCCTAGGGACAGTGTACAAGGCGGTGCTGGACGACGGGAGCACCATGGCGGTGAAGCGGCTCAAGGACGCGAACCCGTGCGAGAGAAAGGAGTTTGAGCAGTACATGGATGTGATTGGGAAGGTGAAGCATCCCAATGTGGTGAGGCTGAGTGCTTATTACTATGCCAAGGAGGAGAAGCTTCTTGTCTATGATTATCTCCCTAATGGAAGCTTGCACTCACTTCTGCATG GGAATCGGGGTCCGGGTAGAATTCCATTGGATTGGACTACAAGGATCAGCTTGGTGTTGGGTGCGGCTCGTGGCCTCGCCAGGATTCATGCGGAATACAGCTCTGCTAAAGTACCGCATGGCAATGTCAAGTCTTCCAATGTCCTTCTTGACAAGAATGGCGTCGCTTGCATTTCCGACTTCGGCCTCTCTCTGCTTCTCAACCCGGTTCACGCCATTGCAAGATTGGGAGGATACCGAGCTCCTGAGCAGGCGGAGGTCAAGAGGCTATCTCAGAAGGCGGACGTGTACAGCTTCGGAGTCTTGCTGCTGGAGGTTCTAACGGGGAGAGCTCCATCCCAGTACCCTTCTCCCGCCCATCCCCGtgtggaagaggaggaggatgcGGTGGACCTTCCGAAATGGGTGAGGTCTGTGGTGAAGGAGGAGTGGACCGGGGAGGTGTTTGATCAAGAACTTCTGAGGTACAAGAACATTGAGGAAGAGCTTGTTGCAATGCTCCATGTGGGATTGGCTTGTGTGGTGCCTCAGCCTGAGAAGAGGCCTACAATGTCGGAAGTAGCTAAGATGATTGAGGACATCCGAGTCGAGAGGTCCCCACTCGGAGAAGACTATGATGATTCCCGCAATTCTCTTTCGCCTTCTCTCGTCACCACTGAAGACGGGCTGGCCTGA